A window of the Gordonia humi genome harbors these coding sequences:
- a CDS encoding LysR family transcriptional regulator translates to MVDPLRGDALRYVQAVARTGSFSAAARSCGVSQPALSNGVARLEDHLGHRLFDRSTRGVRLTAFGARLLPRVDAALVALDDITAETRRWAAPTDADIRLGVSPLIGSDLIGRTHGAVSTVGDAAQHLVLHEANVADLLVALRAGDLDLLIVPSVGPLPGYEHRIVGSEPVVVVESSPPDDGPVDLRDLTDQSLILLPDTCGLTTFTQDLFTSHGFPVNRYRGEASSYRVLEEWANLGLGSAMIPESKLASSTTRRRRVHDDNGEVEIFYAAIWDPSTAKSAELRSVVDLLTE, encoded by the coding sequence ATGGTCGATCCTCTTCGCGGCGACGCGCTGCGCTACGTCCAGGCGGTCGCGCGCACCGGCTCGTTCAGTGCGGCCGCTCGCTCCTGCGGAGTGTCGCAGCCCGCGTTGTCGAACGGCGTCGCCCGCCTCGAAGATCACCTCGGGCATCGACTGTTCGACCGCTCGACCCGGGGCGTACGACTCACCGCCTTCGGTGCTCGACTCCTTCCACGCGTCGACGCCGCGCTGGTCGCGCTCGACGACATCACGGCGGAGACGCGCCGCTGGGCCGCGCCGACGGACGCCGACATCCGCCTGGGCGTGTCACCGCTGATCGGCTCGGATCTGATCGGCCGAACCCACGGTGCGGTGTCCACGGTCGGCGATGCCGCCCAGCATCTCGTCCTGCACGAGGCGAATGTCGCCGACCTGCTCGTCGCGCTGCGAGCGGGCGACCTCGACCTGCTCATCGTGCCGTCGGTCGGCCCGTTGCCGGGCTACGAGCATCGGATCGTCGGTTCCGAGCCCGTGGTCGTCGTCGAATCGTCGCCGCCCGACGACGGACCGGTCGACCTCCGCGATCTGACGGATCAGAGCCTGATCCTGTTGCCGGACACGTGCGGACTGACGACGTTCACCCAGGACCTGTTCACCTCGCACGGATTCCCGGTGAACCGGTACCGGGGCGAGGCGTCGTCGTATCGCGTCCTGGAGGAATGGGCCAATCTGGGCTTGGGCAGCGCGATGATCCCCGAATCCAAGCTCGCCTCGTCGACCACGCGGCGACGGCGCGTCCACGACGACAACGGCGAAGTCGAGATCTTCTACGCGGCGATCTGGGATCCGAGCACGGCGAAGTCCGCGGAGTTGCGCTCGGTGGTCGACCTGCTCACGGAGTGA
- a CDS encoding FAD-dependent oxidoreductase, giving the protein MSRDYDVVVVGAGVAGLTAAHSLVRAGRSVRVLEARNAVGGRMRSVDRSGLHIDLGATWFWHNEPQVVALLDSLELTAFDQAIAGDAVFDTPDSPPRRLSGNPIDVPSFRFGDGAQSVPVALADRLGDDVVSLANPVHRVEIDGDRVAVHAARGRFGAQHVVVAVPPPLAVETITITPDLDRSVASVAASTAVWMGQTVKAVAVYDEPFWRQAGLAGSVFSHRGPFREIHDHSGPGSGPGALFGFAPSTAFRDGADIPSAFIHQLTRVFGEYAARPLDVVAADWRRERFTSPAAAAPRAGTASYGHSVFQAPVHGRLHWAATETATAFAGHVEGAILAAAAAVDRIERAISMI; this is encoded by the coding sequence GTGAGCCGCGACTATGACGTAGTCGTCGTCGGCGCGGGTGTCGCGGGCCTGACGGCCGCGCACTCTCTCGTGCGGGCGGGGAGGTCGGTGCGCGTCCTCGAAGCGCGGAACGCGGTCGGTGGTCGGATGCGGAGCGTCGACCGGTCGGGGCTGCACATAGACCTCGGTGCCACCTGGTTCTGGCACAACGAGCCGCAGGTCGTCGCTCTGCTCGACTCGCTCGAGTTGACCGCGTTCGACCAGGCGATCGCCGGAGACGCCGTGTTCGACACCCCTGATTCTCCGCCGCGGCGACTGTCCGGCAATCCGATCGACGTCCCGTCGTTCCGATTCGGCGACGGCGCGCAGAGCGTGCCCGTCGCCCTGGCCGATCGGCTCGGCGACGACGTCGTGTCACTGGCGAACCCGGTCCACCGGGTCGAGATCGACGGGGACCGGGTCGCCGTGCACGCGGCCCGGGGACGGTTCGGTGCACAGCACGTGGTCGTGGCGGTGCCGCCCCCGCTCGCTGTCGAGACGATCACCATCACTCCCGATCTCGACCGTTCGGTGGCGAGTGTCGCGGCGTCCACCGCCGTGTGGATGGGACAGACGGTCAAGGCCGTCGCCGTCTACGACGAACCGTTCTGGCGGCAGGCGGGGCTCGCGGGGTCCGTGTTCAGTCATCGTGGACCGTTTCGCGAGATCCACGACCACAGCGGGCCCGGGAGCGGCCCCGGCGCCCTGTTCGGCTTCGCGCCGTCGACCGCCTTCCGTGACGGCGCCGACATTCCCTCCGCGTTCATCCACCAGCTGACGCGAGTCTTCGGTGAGTACGCGGCCAGACCACTCGACGTGGTGGCCGCCGACTGGCGGCGGGAGCGGTTCACCTCGCCGGCGGCCGCGGCGCCGCGAGCGGGAACCGCGTCGTACGGCCACTCTGTGTTCCAGGCACCCGTTCACGGTCGACTGCATTGGGCGGCCACGGAGACGGCGACCGCGTTCGCCGGACACGTCGAGGGCGCGATCCTCGCCGCTGCCGCGGCGGTCGACCGGATCGAGAGAGCGATCTCCATGATATAA
- a CDS encoding sensor histidine kinase, translated as MSETSGDRLIDGAATNGRFGPARVDGGSLDSMDASDVTRDHLLTLMVAKAETGIVVVDEFHAVVMFNDRAVELGMVRGVLADAIAEGVAEVLSTGGDRRFDFAPPHSSLGFVSAGRAVPRPVDMVSCVASLAVLHGERYVLVYGDDDSANQRVEATRRDFAANVSHELKTPLGAISLMAEAMLESRDDPRAVEHFGRRVLKEATRMGSLVNELIGLSKLQDGSVADLVPVDVDALIDDAVGGAGVSAEVSEIDLVVDEPSGLVVPGDRTLLLTALSNLLVNAINHSPAGDVVSVSRKKVVIDDRPMVCIAITDRGIGIAPADQQRVFERFYRVDKARSRATGGTGLGLAIVKHVAASHGGHIGLWSKPGTGSTFSLYVPVEQAPDQAEEQSR; from the coding sequence GTGTCCGAGACCAGCGGTGACCGCTTGATAGATGGTGCCGCGACGAATGGGCGGTTCGGCCCCGCACGCGTCGACGGCGGCTCCCTCGACTCGATGGACGCGTCCGATGTGACGCGCGACCATCTCCTCACGCTGATGGTCGCGAAGGCCGAGACCGGCATCGTCGTCGTCGACGAGTTCCACGCCGTCGTCATGTTCAACGATCGAGCGGTCGAACTCGGCATGGTCCGCGGCGTCCTCGCCGATGCGATCGCCGAGGGCGTCGCGGAGGTGCTGTCGACCGGCGGAGACCGGCGATTCGACTTCGCGCCGCCGCATTCGTCGCTCGGCTTCGTCTCCGCGGGCCGCGCGGTGCCGCGCCCGGTCGACATGGTCAGCTGTGTGGCGAGTCTGGCCGTCCTGCACGGTGAGCGCTACGTACTGGTCTACGGCGACGACGACTCGGCCAATCAGCGGGTGGAGGCGACCCGGCGCGACTTCGCCGCCAACGTCTCCCACGAGCTGAAGACGCCTCTGGGGGCGATCAGTCTGATGGCCGAGGCGATGCTCGAATCGCGCGACGATCCGCGCGCCGTCGAGCACTTCGGTCGCCGAGTGCTCAAAGAGGCCACCCGGATGGGATCGCTCGTCAACGAACTCATCGGGCTGTCGAAGCTGCAGGACGGCAGCGTCGCCGATCTGGTGCCGGTCGACGTCGACGCGCTGATCGACGACGCCGTGGGCGGTGCCGGGGTGTCGGCGGAGGTCTCCGAGATCGACCTGGTCGTCGACGAGCCGAGCGGGCTCGTCGTGCCCGGCGACCGGACCCTGCTGCTGACCGCGCTCAGCAATCTCCTCGTGAACGCGATCAACCATTCGCCCGCGGGCGACGTCGTGTCGGTGAGCCGGAAGAAGGTCGTGATCGACGACCGCCCCATGGTGTGCATCGCGATCACCGATCGCGGCATCGGCATCGCACCGGCCGATCAGCAACGAGTCTTCGAGCGGTTCTACCGTGTCGATAAGGCCAGATCGCGTGCCACCGGTGGCACCGGTCTCGGTCTGGCGATCGTCAAACACGTGGCAGCCAGCCACGGCGGACACATCGGGCTGTGGAGCAAGCCGGGGACCGGCTCCACGTTCAGCCTCTACGTACCTGTCGAACAGGCCCCGGACCAAGCAGAGGAACAGTCGC
- a CDS encoding alcohol dehydrogenase catalytic domain-containing protein: MPVASTAMQVTARGGPLTRQTVRVDDPPTGWVRVEVRACGVCLADVSTMRGTGGHPITPGHEIAGVVTAVGGGVLDRQIGDRVAVGWFGGSCGRCDTCRRGDVAHCAHRRLTGVDHAGGWAETVTVPADSVAAVPDGMDLAHAAPMGCAGVTTFLAVRDAGLRPGSTVAVLGIGGVGHLAVRFAAAMGHRVIALARGPERADLARELGADDYLDVNENEAGAALRDRGGADLIVASAPTTGPVTELLRGLAVRGRLTMLGVDGGTVDVAAARLVANSQILTGNLPGGPRDIEDALTFAHRNGVTPMIERMPLDRAEQAVERITAGRARFRIVLEPAGAP; this comes from the coding sequence ATGCCCGTCGCATCGACTGCCATGCAGGTCACCGCGCGAGGTGGCCCGCTCACCCGTCAGACGGTGCGGGTAGACGACCCGCCTACCGGATGGGTTCGCGTCGAGGTCCGCGCATGCGGCGTCTGCCTCGCCGACGTCTCGACGATGCGCGGCACCGGCGGCCATCCCATCACCCCCGGTCACGAGATCGCCGGAGTCGTCACCGCGGTCGGCGGCGGCGTGCTCGACAGACAGATCGGCGATCGGGTGGCGGTCGGCTGGTTCGGCGGCAGCTGCGGCCGCTGCGATACGTGCCGGCGCGGCGACGTCGCGCATTGTGCGCACCGTCGGCTCACCGGGGTGGATCACGCCGGCGGCTGGGCGGAGACGGTCACCGTTCCCGCGGATTCGGTGGCCGCCGTCCCCGACGGCATGGATCTGGCACATGCTGCGCCGATGGGCTGTGCCGGCGTCACGACATTTCTCGCGGTCCGGGACGCTGGGCTCCGCCCGGGCAGCACGGTGGCAGTGCTCGGCATCGGCGGGGTCGGTCACCTCGCGGTGCGGTTCGCGGCGGCGATGGGGCATCGCGTGATCGCGCTCGCGCGCGGACCCGAACGCGCCGACCTCGCTCGCGAGCTCGGAGCCGACGACTACCTCGACGTGAATGAGAACGAAGCCGGTGCGGCGTTGCGTGATCGAGGCGGCGCCGACCTGATCGTCGCATCGGCGCCGACCACCGGGCCGGTCACCGAACTGCTGCGCGGGCTCGCCGTGCGCGGACGGCTGACCATGCTCGGTGTCGACGGCGGAACCGTGGACGTCGCGGCCGCACGCTTGGTCGCGAACTCGCAGATCCTCACCGGCAACCTCCCCGGTGGACCGCGCGACATCGAAGACGCCCTGACGTTCGCGCACCGAAACGGCGTGACACCGATGATCGAACGTATGCCGCTCGATCGGGCCGAGCAGGCGGTCGAGCGGATCACCGCGGGCCGGGCGCGGTTCCGAATCGTCCTCGAACCGGCGGGCGCCCCGTGA
- a CDS encoding phosphoglyceromutase, with amino-acid sequence MSNGTLILMRHGESEWNASNQFTGWVDVALTDKGRAEAVRAGELLVEHDLLPDVLYTSLLRRAIVTAQIALDTADRHWIPVVRDWRLNERHYGALQGLNKAETKAKYGDEQFMLWRRSYDTPPPAIAADAEYSQVGDPRYDGIDVPLTECLLDVVRRFIPYYTETIEADLRAGRTVLVAAHGNSLRALVKHLDGISDEDIAGLNIPTGNPLRYDLDENLRPITPGGVYLDPEAAAAGAAAVAAQGEKK; translated from the coding sequence ATGAGCAACGGCACCCTGATTCTGATGCGTCACGGCGAGAGCGAATGGAACGCGTCCAACCAGTTCACCGGCTGGGTGGACGTCGCGCTGACCGACAAGGGCCGCGCCGAAGCGGTCCGCGCGGGCGAACTCCTGGTGGAGCACGACCTGCTTCCCGATGTCCTCTACACCTCGCTGCTGCGTCGCGCGATCGTCACCGCGCAGATCGCGCTCGACACCGCGGACCGCCACTGGATCCCGGTGGTCCGCGACTGGCGCCTCAATGAGCGCCACTACGGCGCGCTCCAGGGTCTGAACAAGGCGGAAACCAAGGCCAAGTACGGCGACGAGCAGTTCATGCTCTGGCGTCGCAGCTACGACACCCCGCCGCCGGCCATCGCGGCCGACGCCGAATACAGCCAGGTCGGCGACCCGCGGTACGACGGCATCGACGTGCCGCTCACCGAATGCCTGCTCGACGTGGTCAGGCGGTTCATCCCGTACTACACGGAGACGATCGAGGCCGACCTGCGCGCAGGCAGGACCGTCCTCGTCGCCGCGCACGGCAACTCGCTGCGCGCGCTGGTCAAGCACCTCGACGGCATCTCCGACGAGGACATCGCCGGGCTGAACATCCCGACCGGCAACCCGTTGCGCTACGACCTCGACGAGAACCTGCGCCCGATCACCCCGGGCGGGGTCTATCTCGACCCGGAGGCCGCCGCGGCGGGCGCCGCCGCCGTCGCCGCACAGGGCGAGAAGAAGTAG
- a CDS encoding GNAT family N-acetyltransferase, with protein sequence MADGTISVTHLAEQERYRADLADDDMGAVEVGYIDYTTDGDNLALTHTVVFDRWGGRGFAAELVRQVLDDVRANDRRVVPVCSYVVSYLDKHPEYSDLVAS encoded by the coding sequence ATGGCTGACGGGACGATTTCGGTGACACATCTGGCCGAGCAGGAGCGCTACCGCGCTGACCTCGCAGATGACGACATGGGTGCGGTCGAGGTCGGGTACATCGACTACACGACCGACGGCGACAACCTCGCCTTGACTCATACGGTCGTGTTCGATCGTTGGGGCGGTAGGGGATTCGCTGCCGAGTTGGTACGACAGGTGCTCGACGACGTGCGCGCGAACGACCGCCGCGTGGTGCCGGTCTGCTCGTACGTCGTGAGCTATCTGGACAAGCATCCGGAGTACTCCGACCTCGTCGCCTCGTGA